In Paralichthys olivaceus isolate ysfri-2021 chromosome 13, ASM2471397v2, whole genome shotgun sequence, the following are encoded in one genomic region:
- the kif13a gene encoding kinesin-like protein KIF13A isoform X1: MSDTKVKVAVRVRPMNRREIELNTKCVVDMEDNQTVLHPPPSNVKGENSRKQPKVFAFDHCFWSIDESNLPKYAGQEVVFKCLGEGILENAFQGYNACIFAYGQTGSGKSFSMMGNGEQPGLIPRLCCSLFERVHREGNEAHSFKVEVSFMEIYNEKVRDLLDPKGSRQSLKVREHKVLGPYVDGLSQLAVTSFEDIEVLMSEGNKSRTVAATNMNEESSRSHAVFSIIVTQTLYDLQSGNSGEKVSKMSLVDLAGSERVSKTGAAGERLKEGSNINKSLTTLGCVISALADQSAGKGKAKFVPYRDSVLTWLLKDNLGGNSKTAMIATVSPAADNYEETLSTLRYADRAKRIVNHAVVNEDPNARIIRELREEVEKLKVQLSQAESMKAPELKEKLQESEKLIQEMTVTWEEKLRKTEEIATERQKQLESMGISLETSGIKVGEDKCFLVNLNADPALNELLVYYLKEHTRVGAHTSQDIQLFGIGIQSEHCILEVCTDSDVTLMPVGNARTCVNGTMIDSLVHLWHGDRILWGNNHFFRINLPKRKRRDRLKELERASPRESFIEADVETASEASSEQDYSYEFAQMEVIMKTLGNNDPMQNVVQVLEKQYLEEKRTALEEQRMMYERELESLRQQLSPEKAPQHQRSSSDRLTFPTHTPHSKLRLWTEERDELFRQSLSRLREQVVKANTLVRESNFLAEEMNKLTDYQVTLQIPAANLSANRKQGVIVSEPAIQVRRKGKGTQVWTIEKLENKLVDMRDHYRDWREGTEEMHNKADSKHCDPFYEAQENHNLIGVANIFLECLFHDVKLQYAVPIISQQGEVAGRLHIELMRVSGAIPERLCGGDDSSENSSESSCYEVMDTNGEIVHMAKRLTCRVRIREATGLPLNLSNFVFCQYTFWEHGEPTVAPPMVSPDRPSPRSPEAQFTVEFDHCKDYVVHVTDEFLEFISDGALAIEVWGHRCAGNGHSLWELDALEAKTQTLRDRWSEVSRRVELWVSIQELNEQGEYSSVELQSGKDGSTGGVFQLRQGHSRRLQVCVKPVQNSGTLPLLVEAVLSVSIGCVSARSTKLQRPLDSYQREAEEDMDSYQEEDLNCVRERWSEALIKRREYLDEQIKKIINKHEKSEEDIEREARLVEQWVGLTEERNAVLVPSPGSGIPGAPADWTPPAGMEAHIPVLFLDLNADNLTVNEQLTGPHAAGVNSILPKEHGSQFFYLPIIRHSDEEVLAMCSWDSSIHDSVHLNRVTSPNERIYLIIKATVQLSHPASMELVLRKRIAVNIYNKQSFTQSLKRRMSLKNTLYSCGVIYEIVSNIPKASEEPEERETLALMAARGDSEETQDGETYIEKYTRGVLEVENILSLERLRQAVTVKEALAAKGRHLRRSISTPNVQHSSCSKTDLTGCEDEDCKDHCDHVDSSSCNPQDGSLCSTPIKNKENQGLVPESPIFFNSSPFKVLSPQPPKFLKSLLPVKEENKVKKALEARPLLGQESMRSCVDSPALLPPPCPWRRPRAGSEGHCKPSTSTSTPTTTTTTPTSRQLSHTLPRTAQDSEDEETDVDVNLNLDQGPQDHGSFQPYIPEDFANFEIYNATLESQEGFLSSCPDLKGSRCGAGSSEREVSRSPTASSCTSGYFSHSASNATLSDMPFSASESSDHLSCTSRDPQDSLGCSAGRGCAQAKSASAGTDTRQPPLSADTAPDLLTHPQESAPVRIPNCTDKKQTFPQPHNCVLSTSQEFTDFKGADDSTAESDLAHFTEGWQQEDVEQKKRDHVEPCGTGNQPPSVVSGIINTSNPENAICKYPKSEDSVIVPVTCSNTTIVCTSVRAPVSVPDKLPAPSQAQIIPSASVPPTASPSPAASCAPVPRAGGEPPIQEPAQGDLPHGSPCPSPNPSSAEPSGDSSGDESTPVAQLPDWMAPGEQVWVGKRRGTVHYVGGVEFAKGIWIGVKLDMAVGKHNGTVQGRVYFRCPPGHGVFVKPSRLTRGPPSMDTEPQTVIR; the protein is encoded by the exons ATGTCGGATACCAAGGTAAAAGTTGCAGTGAGAGTCCGGCCCATGAACCGCAGGG AAATTGAACTGAACACAAAATGTGTCGTGGACATGGAGGACAACCAAACTGTTCTTCACCCACCACCCTCAAATGTAAAAGGAGAGAACAG CAGGAAACAACCTAAG GTGTTCGCTTTTGACCACTGTTTCTGGTCGATCGACGAATCCAACCTTCCCAAATATGCTG GTCAAGAGGTGGTGTTCAAGTGCCTTGGAGAGGGAATACTTGAAAATGCATTCCAGGGATATAATGCCTGTATATTTGCCTATGGACAAACAG GTTCAGGCAAGTCCTTTTCCATGATGGGGAATGGGGAGCAGCCGGGTTTAATCCCTCgactctgctgctcactgtttGAGAGGGTCCACAGGGAGGGGAATGAGGCTCATAGTTTTAAGGTGGAGGTATCTTTCATGGAGATCTACAACGAGAAAGTCCGTGACCTGCTGGATCCTAAAGG gagCCGACAATCACTGAAAGTTCGAGAACACAAAGTCTTGGGTCCGTATGTGGATGGTCTGTCTCAGCTGGCTGTGACCAGCTTTGAG GACATCGAGGTGCTGATGTCAGAGGGGAACAAATCACGCACAGTTGCAGCCACCAACATGAACGAGGAGAGCAGTCGTTCACATGCTGTTTTCAGCATCATcgtcacacaaacactttatGATCTACAGTCCGGG AATTCAGGGGAGAAAGTGAGCAAGATGAGTCTGGTTGACCTGGCAGGAAGTGAGCGAGTCTCTAaaactggagctgctggagagagaCTTAAAGAGGGCAGCAATATAAACAA ATCTCTCACCACCTTAGGCTGCGTGATCTCTGCTTTGGCTGATCAGTCTGCAGGAAAGGGGAAGGCCAAGTTTGTGCCTTACAGAGACTCAGTCCTCACCTGGCTGCTGAAg GACAACCTCGGCGGCAACAGCAAGACAGCCATGATAGCCACAGTGAGTCCTGCGGCTGACAACTACGAAGAGACTCTGTCCACACTCCGCTACGCTGACAGGGCCAAGAGAATCGTCAACCACGCCGTGGTGAATGAAGACCCCAACGCTCGCATCATCAGAGAGCtcagggaggaagtggagaagctCAAGGTTCAGCTCTCTCAGGCCGAG TCCATGAAGGCTCCTGAACTGAAGGAGAAACTGCAGGAGTCTGAGAAGCTCATCCAGGAGATGACTGTCACCTGGGAGGAGAAActaagaaagacagaggagatcGCCACT GAGCGTCAGAAGCAGCTGGAGAGCATGGGCATCTCTTTGGAAACATCTGGGATTAAAGTTGGTGAAGACAAGTGTTTCCTTGTCAATCTAAATGCTGATCCCGCACTTAATGAGCTACTGGTCTACTACCTGAAG GAGCACACACGTGTGGGTGCACACACATCTCAGGACATCCAGCTCTTTGGGATTGGGATCCAGTCGGAGCACTGCATCCTGGAAGTCTGCACAGACAGTGATGTCACCCTGATGCCCGTAGGGAATGCCAG AACCTGTGTGAACGGAACAATGATCGATTCCTTGGTGCACCTGTGGCATGGAGACCGGATCTTATGGGGCAACAACCACTTCTTCAG GATCAATCTGCCTAAGCGAAAGCGGCGGGACCGTTTGAAGGAGCTGGAGCGAGCTTCTCCCAGAGAGAGCTTTATCGAGGCGGACGTGGAGACTGCCAGTGAGGCGTCTTCTGAGCAGGACTACAGCTATGAGTTTGCACAGATGGAAGTTATAATGAAGACTCTTGGGAACAATG ACCCAATGCAGAACGTGGTCCAGGTGCTGGAGAAGCAGTACCTGGAGGAGAAGCGGACGgctctggaggagcagaggatgatGTATGAGCGAGAGCTGGAGTCGTTGAGGCAACAGCTGTCTCCTGAGAAAGCACCACAGCACCAGCGCAGCAGCAGTGACCGCCTTACTTTCCCGACACACACGCCTCACAGCAAGCTGCGGCTGTGGACGGAGGAGCG cgATGAGCTTTTTCGTCAGAGTCTCTCTCGGCTCAGGGAGCAGGTCGTGAAAGCCAACACTTTGGTGCGAGAATCCAACTTTCTGGCAGAGGAGATGAACAAACTGACGGACTATCAGGTCACCCTTCAGATTCCTGCGGCCAACCTCAGTGCCAACCGCAAG CAGGGAGTGATAGTGAGCGAGCCGGCCATCCAGGTCCGGAGGAAAGGGAAGGGGACTCAGGTTTGGACCATTGAGAAGCTGGAGAACAAACTGGTGGACATGAGAGACCACTACAGGGACTGGAGGGAAGGCACAGAGGAGATG catAACAAAGCAGACAGTAAGCACTGTGATCCGTTCTATGAGGCACAAGAGAACCACAACCTAATAGGAGTGGCCAACATTTTTCTGGAGTGCCTTTTCCATGATGTTAAACTGCAATACGCTGTTCCCATCATCAGCCAACAGGGGGAG GTAGCAGGCCGGTTGCACATTGAGCTGATGCGAGTCAGTGGTGCCATACCAGAGCGTCTGTGTGGGGGAGATGACTCATCAGAAAACTCCAGTGAGAGTAGCTGCTATGAGGTCATGGACACCAATGGGGAGATCGTCCACATGGCCAAGAGGCTAACCTGCAGG GTGCGGATCAGGGAGGCCACAGGTCTGCCGCTCAACTTGTCcaactttgttttctgtcaatACACCTTCTGGGAGCATGGCGAGCCCACTGTGGCTCCTCCTATGGTTAGCCCAGACAGACCCTCCCCTCGAAGCCCAGAAGCCCAGTTTACTGTTGAGTTTGATCACTGCAAG GACTATGTTGTACATGTGACGGATGAGTTTCTAGAATTTATATCTGATGGAGCTTTGGCTATAGAGGTTTGGGGTCACCGCTGTGCTGGGAATGGACATTCACTCTGGGAATTAGATGCACTAGAGGCCAAGACCCAAACTCTCAGAGACAG GTGGAGCGAGGTGTCTCGCAGGGTCGAGCTGTGGGTCTCCATCCAGGAGCTGAACGAGCAGGGAGAGTATTCATCTGTGGAGCTGCAGTCTGGAAAAGACGGCAGCACCGGAGGAGTCTTCCAACTACGACAG GGTCActccaggaggctgcaggtgtgtgtgaaaCCAGTCCAAAACTCAGGCACTCTGCCTCTGCTGGTGGAGGCTGTGCTGTCCGTCTCTATTGGCTGCGTTTCGGCTCGCTCCACCAAGCTGCAGAGACCTCTTGACAGCTACCAG AGAGAGGCGGAAGAGGATATGGATAGTTATCAG GAGGAAGATCTCAACTGTGTGAGAGAGCGCTGGTCAGAAGCTCTGATCAAACGTCGGGAGTATCTGGACGAACAAATCAAGAAAATCATCAACAAACACG AAAAGTCAGAGGAGGATATTGAGAGAGAGGCTCGGCTGGTGGAGCAGTGGGTTGGACTGACTGAAGAGAGAAATGCTGTGCTGGTTCCTTCACCTGGCAGTGGCATCCCTGGAGCTCCTGCAGACTG GACCCCGCCTGCAGGAATGGAAGCCCACATCCCTGTACTTTTCCTGGACTTGAATG CGGATAATCTGACAGTGAACGAGCAGCTGACAGGCCCACACGCTGCAGGCGTTAACTCTATCCTGCCTAAGGAGCACGGAAGCCAGTTCTTCTATCTGCCCATCATTAGACATAGTGATGAGGAG GTGTTGGCAATGTGCTCTTGGGACTCGTCCATCCACGATTCTGTGCACCTCAACCGGGTCACGTCTCCCAACGAACGCATCTACCTGATCATCAAAGCCACGGTGCAGCTCAGCCACCCTGCCTCCATGGAGCTGGTGCTGCGCAAGCGGATCGCCGTCAACATCTACAACAAACAG AGTTTTACTCAGAGTCTCAAGAGAAGAATGTCGCTAAAGAACACACTGTACTCCTGTGGTGTGATATACGAAATTGTTTCCAACATACCAAAG GCCTCAGAGGAGCCAGAGGAGAGGGAAACCTTGGCCCTCATGGCTGCTCGCGGCGACAGCGAGGAGACCCAGGATGGAGAAACCTACATAGAGAAATACACACGGGGAGTTCTGGAAGTGGAGAACATCCTCAGTCTAGAAAGGTTACGGCAG GCTGTGACAGTGAAGGAAGCTCTCGCTGCTAAAGGGAGACACCTAAGAAGAAGTATCAGCACACCAAATGTACAGCAT TCTTCATGTAGTAAAACAGACCTGACAGGTTGTGAGGATGAAGACTGTAAG GATCACTGTGATCATGTGGACAGCTCCAGCTGCAATCCTCAGGATGGCTCCCTTTGCAGCACACCCATTAAAAACAAGGAGAACCAAG GTTTGGTCCCAGAGAGCCCGATCTTTTTCAACTCCAGCCCCTTCAAAGTGCTCTCCCCTCAGCCACCCAAGTTCCTCAAGTCCCTGCTGCCGGTCAAAGAGGAGAACAAGGTGAAGAAAGCCCTGGAGGCTCGGCCGCTGCTGGGACAAGAG AGCATGCGCTCATGCGTGGACAGCCCTGCACTGCTCCCCCCTCCCTGCCCTTGGCGCCGACCCAGGGCAGGCAGCGAGGGCCACTGCAAGCCTTCCAcatccacctccacccccaccaccaccaccaccactcccaCCAGCAGACAGCTCAGCCACACACTGCCACGCACTGCT CAGGACTCTGAGGACGAGGAAACGGACGTGGATGTGAATCTGAACCTGGATCAGGGCCCTCAGGATCATGGCAGCTTTCAGCCTTATATCCCAGAGGACTTTGCAAACTTTGAGATCTACAACGCCACTCTGGAGAGCCAGGAGGggtttctctcctcctgtcctgACTTGAAGGGAAGCCGGTGTGGAGCCGGGAGCAGCGAGAGAGAGGTGTCCCGAAGCCCCACGGCCAGCAGTTGCACCAGTGGCTACTTTTCACACAGTGCCTCCAACGCCACGCTGTCCGACATGCCTTTCAGTGCCAGTGAGAGCTCTGACCATCTCAGCTGCACCTCCAGAGACCCGCAGGACTCCCTCGGTTGTTCCGCTGGACGAGGTTGCGCCCAAGCCAAAAGTGCATCTGCAGGGACCGACACCCGGCAGCCTCCTCTCTCGGCAGATACGGCGCCGGATCTGCTCACCCACCCTCAGGAGTCTGCACCTGTTCGTATTCCTAATTGCACAGACAAGAAGCAAACATTCCCTCAGCCTCACAACTGTGTTCTCAGTACCAGCCAGGAGTTCACTGACTTCAAAGGGGCTGACGACAGTACTGCAGAGAGTGATTTAGCACATTTTACAGAGGGGTGGCAGCAGGAGGATGTGGAGCAGAAGAAACGTGATCATGTCGAACCATGTGGCACAGGCAATCAACCCCCCTCTGTTGTCTCTGGTATTATCAACACATCTAATCCTGAAAATGCAATATGCAAATATCCCAAGAGTGAAGACTCTGTTATCGTACCTGTGACCTGCTCTAACACAACTATAGTTTGCACTTCAGTCAGAGCCCCAGTAAGTGTTCCTGACAAACTCCCAGCTCCATCTCAAGCCCAAATAATTCCCTCTGCATCAGTCCCACCTACAGCATCACCATCCCCAGCTGCATCTTGTGCCCCAGTGCCGCGAGCGGGAGGAGAGCCTCCGATCCAGGAGCCTGCACAGGGAGATCTGCCCCACGGGAGTCCCTGTCCCAGTCCTAACCCCAGCAGTGCCGAGCCCTCGGGGGACTCCAGCGGGGATGAGAGCACCCCAGTGGCTCAGCTCCCTGACTGGATGGCGCCAGGGGAACAGGTGTGGgtggggaagaggagaggaacagtCCACTATGTTGGAGGGGTAGAGTTTGCGAAGGGTATTTGGATTGGTGTGAAACTGGACATGGCAGTAG GTAAGCACAACGGGACTGTCCAGGGCAGGGTGTACTTCCGCTGCCCCCCAGGCCACGGCGTGTTTGTCAAACCGTCTCGTCTCAccagaggacccccctccatggaCACAGAACCCCAGACTGTAATCAGATAG